In Leptolyngbya sp. NIES-2104, the genomic window CAGCGAAGCTCTATTGCAGAACTACAAGTGTTAAATCGATCGTTTCAGCGCATGGCAGATCGACTACAACAATCTTTTGATCGAACTCAAACCCGATTAAATGACATTCTCAGCAGCACGATCACCGCGATTTGTCGATTTCGCATCACAGAACAAGGACAAATCCACTATGAATACTTTTCTCCCAGTAACGCGGATGTATTTGGCTATAGTGCAGAAGAATTTATGCGAGATGAGTCACTTTGGCGATCGCAGATTCATCCAGACGATCGAGATTTAATCCTGTCAAAGATGCCGCCACAATCCGATGAAGGATCATTCTCAACTGAGTATCGGTTCTATCACAAAGATGGAACGATTCGCTGGATTCTCGATTCCGTTCGGTTCCGTCGAGATGAAACAGGCTGGATTGTCACCGGAGTTGCGATCGACAATACCGCCCGCAAACAAGCCGAACAAGCCCTAGCCGAAAGTGAAGCGACTAAAAAGCAAATTCTCAAAGCAATACCCGATTTAATTATTTGGATGAGTGCTGACGGAACTTGCCTTGATGTGATCGAGAGTGAGAATCAGCCAACGCTCTATCCAAAATTAGAAGCGATCGGTAAAAGCTCATTTCAATTACTACCGCCGGATCTCGCTCAAGCTAGAATCAGAGCGATTCAACAAGCTCGCGAATCGGGCGAAATGGTTGCCTATGAGCAGCAGTTACAGCTATCGAACACGTTGCGCTATGAAGAAGTGCGAGTGATTAGTATGGGCGATCGCATTTTAGTCATGGTGCGAGATATTAGCGATCGTCATCGCATTGAGCATTTAAAGAATGAGTTTATTTCAGTAGTGAGTCACGAACTCCGAACGCCATTAACCGCGATTCAGGGCTGTTTAGGTTTGCTTGCATCCGGAGTTTACGATCAGCGACCCGAAAAAGCGAAACGGATGTTAGATATTGCTGTCATTAATAGCGATCGCTTAGTGCGATTAGTCAATGACATTCTCGACTTAGAGCGGCTCGATTCCGGCAAAGTCGAATTGGTTAAAGAACGCTGCAATGCTCAGGAGTTGATTCAAAAAGCGGTTGAAGGAATTAGCGCGATCGCGGAGCAAAATGCGGTCAGATTGTCGATCGACTCTACAAAACTTCAAGTCTGGGCGGCTCCAGATACCATCATTCAAACGTTAACGAATCTTCTGAGCAACGCGATCAAATTCTCACCTCCAAATAGTACGGTTACAATCTCCGCTCAGGCTCAACCCGATGCCATTCTGTTTCAAGTGAAAGACCACGGGCGCGGCATCCCGATCGACAAACTCGAAACGATTTTTGGGCGGTTTCAGCAAGTCGATGTCTCAGATTCGCGCCAAAAAGGAGGAACCGGATTAGGACTCGCCATTTGTCAAAGTATTGTGGAGCAACACGGTGGGAATATTTGGGCAGAAAGTATTCTAGGACAAGGCAGCACTTTTTGTTTCACCCTGCCCAATCGAACTGGAGACGCATCATGACCAGGCGAATTTTAGTGATTGATGACGAAGACAGCATTCGAGAACTAGCTTGTGCTTGCCTTGAAGATTTAGGTGAGTGGGAAACGATCGCTGCTGCATCCGGTCGAGATGGTATTTCAATCGCGAAAACCGAAGCGATCGATGCCATTCTCTTAGATGTTTCGATGCCGGATATGGACGGTTTTGAGTGTTATGAATTGCTCAAGCCGTTGGCGATTCCGACAATTCTCCTCACGGCAAAAGTGCTGCCCGAAGATCGATCGCGATTTGCTCAATTAGCGATCGCAGGGGTGATTACCAAACCTTTTAACCCCACGCTAATCTGCTCACAAATTGCTGAATATTTAGGCTGGGATTTTTAGACCTTATCAGTTTCTTATATTCTTCTTGTATCTTCAGGTCGTGAGTTGATTAACTCATCGTTTATCTGTCTGAGTGACAGAGTTCTCGATACAAGGAGCCTTCAATATGCCTCTGATGAAACGTTGTTTTGCCGAATTTTTTGGAACCTTCTGGCTGGTCTTTGGCGGGTGTGGGAGTGCAGTGTTAGCCGCAGCATTCACCGCAGATGCAGCAAAAGTGGGCGACAACACCTTATTTCCGCTGGGGATTGGACTAGTCGGGGTGTCGCTTGCCTTTGGTTTAACGGTGTTAACGATGGCGTTTGCGGTCGGTGGCATCTCTGGTGGACATTTCAATCCAGCCGTCTCGTTTGGATTGTTTGTTGCAAAGCGGTTTCGGGGCGGAACAGACCTACTCGCATACATCGTGGCACAGGTGCTAGGCGGAATTGCAGCCGCAGGAGCGCTATATATTATTGCATCCGGTAAACCTGGATTTAGCTTAGCTGGCGGAAATCCGCTGGCGACGAATGGTTTTGGTGCTCATTCTCCGGGCGGCTATTCGTTGGGGGCTTGTTTCCTTGCGGAAGTGCTGTTAACGTTCTTCTTCTTGATGATTAT contains:
- the aqpZ gene encoding aquaporin Z, with amino-acid sequence MPLMKRCFAEFFGTFWLVFGGCGSAVLAAAFTADAAKVGDNTLFPLGIGLVGVSLAFGLTVLTMAFAVGGISGGHFNPAVSFGLFVAKRFRGGTDLLAYIVAQVLGGIAAAGALYIIASGKPGFSLAGGNPLATNGFGAHSPGGYSLGACFLAEVLLTFFFLMIILGSTDRRAAGSFAPVSIGLALTLIHLISIPITNTSVNPARSLGPAVFVGGELLGQVWLFWVAPILGAVIAGYVYTALFGESEVSEIERMRETV
- a CDS encoding ATP-binding protein, coding for MMLLRSIQGKKTRSLEIPLRLVLTIPFVLLTVGTSGLVGYLSWQNGQRSVHDLANQLIQEVEQRAETHIRAYLETAHLVNANHANALALNSPNRAELEQYLCRQLQLYPKVTATHLSEPNGNFLGIVRQATGQLAVHDRQNAISSAIQAVALDQNCRRGQPLASPGAFDPRDRPWYQTAIRAKQAVWSPIFAWKAAPVISTNAALPIYDADGKLRSVLGTSLVLSDMSEYLRTLKIGRSGQVFIIERNGLFVASSTTKEPFITNGRPQRRSAFESDLPLLRASTAYLQQHNGKLENIRQPQQFITKFGRSNYFLQTIPIADPRGIDWLMLVLVPESDFTDQIHANTQTTILLSLGALLSSILIGLWLTRSIVRPIQYLGQVSLALSNGDWNETIEQRSSIAELQVLNRSFQRMADRLQQSFDRTQTRLNDILSSTITAICRFRITEQGQIHYEYFSPSNADVFGYSAEEFMRDESLWRSQIHPDDRDLILSKMPPQSDEGSFSTEYRFYHKDGTIRWILDSVRFRRDETGWIVTGVAIDNTARKQAEQALAESEATKKQILKAIPDLIIWMSADGTCLDVIESENQPTLYPKLEAIGKSSFQLLPPDLAQARIRAIQQARESGEMVAYEQQLQLSNTLRYEEVRVISMGDRILVMVRDISDRHRIEHLKNEFISVVSHELRTPLTAIQGCLGLLASGVYDQRPEKAKRMLDIAVINSDRLVRLVNDILDLERLDSGKVELVKERCNAQELIQKAVEGISAIAEQNAVRLSIDSTKLQVWAAPDTIIQTLTNLLSNAIKFSPPNSTVTISAQAQPDAILFQVKDHGRGIPIDKLETIFGRFQQVDVSDSRQKGGTGLGLAICQSIVEQHGGNIWAESILGQGSTFCFTLPNRTGDAS
- a CDS encoding response regulator codes for the protein MTRRILVIDDEDSIRELACACLEDLGEWETIAAASGRDGISIAKTEAIDAILLDVSMPDMDGFECYELLKPLAIPTILLTAKVLPEDRSRFAQLAIAGVITKPFNPTLICSQIAEYLGWDF